A region from the Rufibacter sp. DG15C genome encodes:
- a CDS encoding T9SS type A sorting domain-containing protein, translating into MENLSLSYLTLCSAGYSGNCKESQVKTVTFWKTALAFIGLLLVAFTSSAQVVLPPESRCTSKDLELVDAFLDVPACQSCDPGDLITAPLKLSIANKTGSTRTSFAFWGDIVIKSSYGNVVYQAQITGCKGPIIKTDTTTLPFEVIVIEVKIDSTNSGSGISGTQISYECGSTIDLTNLFLAWTDASPKSTCSTLKSNLIAPKCGTLPAIAVSTGLTASSVPTNVTCSGDGNGAIDLSISGGSAPYTYAWVASNGGVIPTGQEDNQDLTDLVPGTYVCTVTDGSGCQATSSETITQPDEVLRPAVTVVEPSICALVPYGTVTVTSPLGADYEYSNDGGNDWQDSVTFHVNAGAGFSITVRSKSSGCVSPATDCDNYQSTDRVVPTSIKAPNSSGPLKEEMMVAYPIPFSDRTTVEFKSKKGEEYVINLYDMSGTMVKQLKSGKAKANEVVKVEVDGRGIQEGVYLARKISKSGVSSVKLLKKN; encoded by the coding sequence ATGGAAAATCTTTCCTTATCATATCTAACTCTTTGCTCTGCCGGATACAGCGGTAATTGTAAAGAGTCCCAAGTAAAGACTGTCACGTTTTGGAAAACAGCATTGGCCTTTATAGGTCTTTTACTAGTTGCATTCACCTCTTCTGCCCAAGTGGTACTACCTCCTGAAAGCAGATGTACCTCTAAAGATCTTGAGCTGGTTGACGCTTTTCTGGACGTGCCTGCCTGCCAGTCCTGTGATCCAGGTGATTTAATAACCGCCCCATTGAAACTTTCCATTGCCAACAAGACAGGATCTACCCGAACTAGCTTCGCCTTTTGGGGAGATATTGTCATCAAAAGCAGTTACGGAAATGTGGTCTATCAAGCCCAGATAACAGGCTGTAAGGGCCCTATCATTAAAACTGACACTACTACACTGCCCTTTGAAGTAATTGTCATTGAAGTAAAAATTGATTCGACTAACTCTGGTTCTGGGATAAGTGGTACGCAGATTTCTTATGAGTGTGGCTCTACCATAGACCTCACCAACTTGTTCCTGGCCTGGACGGACGCCTCCCCAAAAAGTACTTGTAGTACTTTGAAATCTAATCTCATTGCCCCTAAATGTGGAACCTTGCCTGCCATTGCAGTATCTACCGGTTTAACAGCCTCTTCTGTACCCACCAATGTAACGTGCTCTGGCGATGGCAATGGAGCAATTGACTTATCAATATCTGGTGGTTCAGCTCCTTATACTTACGCCTGGGTAGCTTCTAATGGTGGTGTTATCCCAACAGGACAAGAGGATAACCAAGACCTGACGGATCTTGTGCCTGGTACATATGTATGTACTGTGACAGATGGAAGCGGATGCCAGGCAACTAGTTCTGAAACAATCACTCAGCCAGATGAAGTCTTGAGGCCTGCTGTCACCGTGGTGGAACCATCTATTTGCGCACTTGTCCCATACGGCACGGTGACAGTAACCTCCCCGCTGGGTGCAGATTATGAGTATAGCAATGATGGGGGAAATGACTGGCAAGACAGCGTCACTTTCCATGTGAATGCCGGCGCCGGGTTCAGTATTACAGTAAGGAGTAAGAGCAGTGGTTGCGTATCTCCTGCAACAGATTGTGATAACTACCAATCAACAGACAGGGTGGTTCCAACTTCTATAAAAGCACCCAATTCCTCAGGTCCCCTTAAAGAGGAGATGATGGTCGCTTACCCTATTCCGTTCAGTGATAGAACAACAGTGGAGTTTAAGTCTAAGAAGGGTGAAGAATACGTGATCAACCTTTATGATATGAGCGGCACTATGGTAAAACAACTGAAATCTGGCAAAGCCAAAGCGAATGAAGTCGTCAAGGTAGAAGTTGATGGAAGAGGCATACAAGAGGGAGTATACCTGGCTCGCAAAATTAGTAAGTCAGGGGTGAGCTCTGTCAAGCTACTTAAAAAGAACTAA
- a CDS encoding OmpA family protein: MADLLDTLRGYITPDLISRTSSQLGESEPATEKAFNGVLPTVLGGLVHRASEPGGIGSIFNLIRQSGDSALNNLTNTVPGAPDGTLPAGNQFLSSIFGNNQSGISNALSSYAGIKSTSVTAILSYIAPLVLGFLGKKTQEDRLDEAGFSSYLNSQKSSIMNALPAGIGSLLGIGGLGGAAATAASHFDRPTHATASERIHATTPVPEKKTNWLWPLILGLAAILLLFFGLRSCNDEPETETVTTETVTTETETAEPIDNASGLTEREIPGGVRLNISPNGIESKLIAFIEDGSKSPDKTSWFSFDRLNFETGSARIQPQSQEQIDNIAQILKAYPNVSIKIGGYTDNVGQPASNLTLSQNRAIAVKDAIQKLGIDASRLEAEGYGEQHPVADNTTEEGRARNRRIDVLVTKK; the protein is encoded by the coding sequence ATGGCAGATTTACTAGATACCTTACGAGGATATATTACCCCAGACCTCATTTCAAGAACTAGCAGCCAATTAGGTGAAAGTGAACCTGCAACTGAAAAGGCATTTAATGGTGTCCTCCCAACCGTATTAGGTGGATTGGTGCACCGCGCTTCTGAACCGGGTGGAATAGGTTCTATCTTTAACCTCATCAGGCAGAGCGGTGACAGCGCCTTAAATAATCTTACTAATACCGTACCTGGTGCTCCAGATGGTACTTTACCTGCCGGTAATCAATTCTTATCCTCTATTTTTGGCAACAACCAGAGCGGAATAAGCAATGCGCTAAGTTCTTATGCGGGTATTAAATCTACTTCGGTAACTGCCATCCTTAGCTATATTGCTCCTTTGGTTTTAGGCTTTTTGGGTAAAAAAACCCAAGAGGATAGGCTAGATGAAGCAGGTTTTAGCAGTTACTTAAATAGCCAGAAATCAAGTATTATGAACGCTCTGCCTGCAGGCATTGGTAGTCTGTTGGGTATTGGTGGATTGGGCGGTGCGGCTGCTACGGCTGCTTCTCATTTTGACCGACCAACGCACGCTACTGCGAGTGAAAGAATTCATGCCACCACGCCTGTTCCAGAGAAAAAAACTAATTGGCTTTGGCCATTAATCTTGGGGCTTGCTGCCATCCTGTTGTTGTTCTTTGGTTTACGAAGCTGCAATGATGAACCTGAAACCGAGACTGTAACCACTGAGACAGTAACTACAGAAACGGAAACCGCAGAGCCCATTGACAATGCTTCTGGTCTTACTGAAAGAGAGATACCAGGAGGAGTAAGGCTTAACATATCGCCAAATGGGATAGAAAGTAAATTGATTGCCTTTATTGAAGACGGTAGTAAATCTCCAGATAAAACCAGCTGGTTTAGTTTTGATCGTTTGAATTTTGAAACTGGCAGCGCTCGTATTCAGCCTCAGTCACAAGAACAGATTGATAACATAGCGCAAATTCTCAAAGCCTACCCAAATGTTTCAATTAAGATAGGTGGCTATACAGATAATGTAGGGCAGCCGGCTTCTAATCTTACGCTCTCTCAGAACAGAGCAATTGCGGTGAAAGATGCTATCCAAAAACTTGGGATTGATGCTTCACGGTTAGAAGCCGAAGGATATGGTGAACAGCACCCAGTAGCAGACAATACCACAGAAGAAGGTCGTGCCCGAAACAGACGCATTGATGTGTTAGTCACCAAGAAGTAA
- a CDS encoding CorA family divalent cation transporter: MKKSLISDPSTTWQWIDLESPSEKELLEVAEFYKLPKTSVIDSLQPEHLPKFESIGDINFLILRVYDAQAHREADTIQEITNKVAIFQSGAFLITIHRNSSQMIESVREKYVMTSIVKSPADLVPKLVKASLRSYETPSYRLAEELDYYEAKTFLNEKMPPLIKGLYHLKRKGAVCRRVLRLTESVLGGMRQGAFQPTSLQDTEDLHVHLETQFEEVNEGTNNLINTYLSLSSQKTNEVMRVLTLFSAFFLPLTFIAGIYGMNFEFMPELKQRLGYPAVIGIMGAVSLVIFLWFKRKRWL; this comes from the coding sequence ATGAAAAAATCTTTAATATCAGATCCTTCTACCACTTGGCAATGGATTGACTTGGAAAGCCCCTCTGAAAAAGAATTGTTAGAAGTAGCTGAATTCTATAAGCTACCTAAAACCTCAGTGATTGACTCCCTTCAGCCAGAACACCTCCCTAAGTTTGAAAGTATTGGAGACATAAACTTCTTGATTTTGCGGGTATATGACGCTCAAGCCCACCGAGAAGCAGACACCATTCAAGAAATCACTAACAAAGTGGCTATTTTTCAATCAGGAGCATTTCTGATTACTATTCACCGCAACTCCTCCCAAATGATTGAGTCTGTGCGGGAAAAGTATGTGATGACTTCTATCGTAAAATCTCCCGCAGATTTAGTACCTAAATTAGTAAAAGCCTCTCTGCGGAGTTATGAGACACCCTCTTATCGGCTGGCTGAGGAGTTAGACTATTATGAGGCCAAGACTTTTCTCAACGAAAAGATGCCTCCCTTAATAAAAGGCCTTTACCATCTTAAGCGCAAAGGAGCGGTATGCCGCCGTGTACTTAGGTTAACAGAATCAGTGTTAGGAGGCATGCGGCAAGGTGCTTTTCAACCAACTTCCTTACAAGACACAGAAGACCTACATGTTCATCTAGAGACTCAATTTGAAGAGGTAAATGAAGGAACTAACAACCTCATCAACACCTACTTATCCCTTTCTTCACAAAAAACAAATGAGGTGATGCGCGTGCTTACCTTATTTTCAGCATTCTTCTTACCACTTACCTTCATTGCCGGTATATACGGCATGAATTTCGAGTTTATGCCTGAACTTAAGCAGCGGTTAGGTTACCCTGCGGTCATTGGCATAATGGGAGCTGTGTCATTAGTAATATTTCTTTGGTTTAAGCGGAAGCGTTGGTTATAA
- a CDS encoding PAS domain-containing sensor histidine kinase: MKSYLNTAAWGKLAYYSQDLLCVTDKEGKFLHLNGACHQILGYTKEEMVGHLYSEFLFPEDLLLSEQTRLHQFKTSRNISYENRYVHKNGQIVHLLWSTTWSEEEEVFYAVGRNNTELKESRLKLQESEQKFKALFENNPDIIFLENTQGELTDVNIKFCEILEIDKEQVLGKKMVDFLPPDIASLESSSFQEALTDKTVNFIQDWLTKTGEVLTFEVERIPIKIGHKIVGVQTIAVDITTKVRAYETIQNQAHKLNVTLESITDAFLTVDKNWRITYLNNEAESVLPFNREKDIGVSIWDIFPEEVGGESYTHYQNAVATGQTANFITHLKEYGKWFRVKAYPYEDGLSIYFDDITQQVLSQHELEKLSLVASNTTNGVMIANREWEIEWVNKGFTRLTGFSPEEAIGKKPSEFLHTSNTDQNSFEQVKDKLLAGEAVFYELQIAKKSGEDLWLNIDISPILDEDGQIKRFIGIQTDITALKRSELELSHLAKDLYVQNSDLQQFTYIVSHNLRAPVANVMALSDLLLSLDKGSEKFDKSLNYLRLSAYELDNVMRDMNTILSIRDSKGNLEREEFLLVDLVTQALSPFKEVVEKAGDMVSLNIPENFTVRTNKAYLYSIFYNLFSNAVKYKAQDRRLEIKIKCFGTLQDGTVISFSDNGRGFDLDKAGGDVFKLYKRFHHNIEGRGMGLFLVKSHLDALGGHVEVSSQPGKGTRFLIHLP; the protein is encoded by the coding sequence TTGAAGAGTTATCTGAATACAGCTGCATGGGGCAAGTTGGCGTATTATTCCCAAGATCTACTTTGTGTCACAGACAAAGAGGGGAAATTTCTCCATTTAAACGGGGCCTGCCATCAAATCTTGGGATATACCAAAGAAGAGATGGTAGGCCACTTGTATTCAGAATTCCTTTTCCCTGAAGACTTACTCTTATCAGAGCAAACACGCTTACATCAATTTAAGACCTCCCGGAATATAAGCTATGAAAACAGGTATGTTCATAAAAATGGGCAGATAGTACACTTGCTATGGTCTACAACTTGGTCTGAGGAGGAGGAGGTATTTTACGCGGTAGGACGCAACAACACCGAGCTCAAGGAAAGCAGGTTGAAACTACAGGAAAGTGAACAGAAATTTAAAGCCCTGTTTGAGAACAATCCAGACATCATATTTCTTGAAAACACGCAAGGAGAACTTACAGATGTGAATATTAAATTCTGTGAGATTTTAGAAATTGACAAAGAGCAAGTGCTTGGGAAGAAGATGGTAGATTTTTTGCCTCCAGACATCGCTTCGCTTGAATCCTCTAGTTTTCAGGAAGCCTTAACCGATAAGACTGTTAATTTCATACAGGATTGGTTAACCAAAACAGGAGAAGTCCTGACTTTTGAAGTTGAAAGGATTCCCATTAAAATAGGTCATAAAATCGTTGGTGTACAGACGATTGCCGTTGATATAACAACCAAGGTGCGGGCGTATGAAACTATCCAAAATCAGGCCCATAAACTTAATGTAACGTTAGAGAGCATCACAGATGCTTTCTTGACGGTGGACAAAAATTGGCGAATCACTTACCTCAACAACGAAGCAGAATCTGTTCTCCCTTTTAACAGAGAAAAAGATATTGGGGTCAGCATTTGGGACATATTTCCTGAGGAGGTGGGTGGGGAATCCTACACCCACTATCAAAATGCGGTAGCAACTGGACAAACTGCCAATTTTATCACCCATCTTAAGGAGTATGGTAAATGGTTTAGGGTCAAAGCCTATCCGTATGAAGACGGCCTCTCCATTTACTTTGATGATATAACGCAGCAAGTGCTTAGCCAGCATGAACTGGAAAAGCTATCCTTGGTGGCTAGTAATACTACCAACGGAGTAATGATTGCCAATAGGGAGTGGGAGATTGAGTGGGTTAACAAAGGGTTTACCCGGCTCACAGGTTTCAGCCCGGAAGAAGCAATCGGTAAAAAGCCAAGTGAATTTTTGCATACCTCCAACACAGATCAAAACTCCTTTGAACAGGTAAAAGATAAATTACTTGCAGGAGAGGCCGTGTTCTATGAACTGCAGATAGCAAAAAAATCAGGAGAAGACCTATGGCTGAATATTGACATAAGTCCCATTTTGGATGAGGATGGTCAGATAAAGCGGTTTATAGGGATACAGACAGACATTACCGCCCTTAAAAGGTCAGAGCTTGAACTTTCACATTTAGCCAAAGATCTTTATGTGCAAAATAGTGACCTGCAGCAATTTACGTACATAGTGTCACACAACTTGCGGGCGCCCGTGGCCAATGTTATGGCCCTGTCAGACCTGCTTTTAAGTTTAGACAAAGGATCTGAAAAGTTTGATAAATCACTTAACTACCTTCGTTTGAGTGCTTATGAATTGGACAACGTCATGCGCGACATGAACACCATACTTAGCATTAGAGATAGCAAAGGCAATCTTGAAAGAGAAGAGTTTCTATTGGTAGATTTAGTGACTCAGGCCTTGTCTCCCTTTAAAGAGGTGGTTGAAAAGGCGGGAGATATGGTGAGCTTGAATATTCCTGAAAACTTTACTGTGCGTACAAACAAGGCTTACCTATACAGCATATTTTACAACCTCTTCTCAAATGCAGTAAAATACAAAGCCCAGGATAGGCGGCTTGAGATTAAGATCAAATGCTTCGGAACGCTGCAAGATGGTACTGTCATATCCTTTTCTGACAACGGAAGAGGGTTTGACCTTGACAAGGCAGGAGGAGACGTATTTAAACTCTATAAACGATTTCATCATAACATTGAGGGGAGAGGTATGGGGCTCTTTTTAGTAAAATCTCATCTAGATGCTTTGGGGGGGCATGTTGAAGTGAGTAGTCAACCTGGCAAGGGTACAAGGTTCTTAATACACCTTCCATAG
- a CDS encoding GAF domain-containing protein, which translates to MCKRPNDPYNTVEEQTRLEKLYGYSAIDDYELSGTFKHVASLAARIFDVPLAFVNFVDKENVLIKASIGADGVESISREIGLCSLAIQQEKVTVIKNAKLDPLFFSNPIVHGDFGMQFYAGAPIRTPDGFNIGVVAVADRKPRHFTAEQEELLEELASLVMDELEEWQSKK; encoded by the coding sequence ATGTGTAAGAGACCCAATGATCCTTATAATACTGTTGAAGAACAGACCAGGCTAGAAAAGCTTTATGGCTACAGCGCCATTGATGATTATGAGCTTTCAGGCACTTTCAAACATGTAGCCAGTTTGGCAGCGCGCATCTTTGATGTACCACTTGCGTTCGTGAATTTTGTAGATAAAGAGAATGTGCTGATTAAGGCTAGTATTGGAGCTGATGGGGTAGAAAGTATTTCCAGAGAAATAGGGTTATGCTCCCTGGCCATCCAGCAGGAAAAAGTGACCGTGATCAAGAATGCCAAACTGGATCCACTTTTCTTTTCTAATCCAATTGTGCACGGGGACTTTGGCATGCAATTTTACGCTGGCGCTCCTATCCGGACTCCAGATGGTTTTAACATTGGGGTAGTGGCCGTGGCAGACCGGAAACCTAGGCATTTTACAGCGGAGCAAGAGGAATTATTAGAAGAGTTAGCATCCTTGGTCATGGATGAACTGGAAGAGTGGCAGTCCAAAAAATAG
- a CDS encoding ferritin-like domain-containing protein, whose amino-acid sequence MAKLKTLEDLFEHQLKDLYSAEKQLIEALPKMAKATEDVKLRKAFETHLEETKEQKARLEKVCELIGISPGRIKCKAMEGLVEEGEETIEEDASPEVKDAGLIASAQRIEHYEIAGYGTAAHYAERLGHPEAAQLLRQTLEEEQKTDTLLNKLAKGYINQKAE is encoded by the coding sequence ATGGCTAAATTAAAAACCTTAGAAGACCTGTTTGAACACCAGTTAAAAGACCTGTACAGTGCTGAAAAGCAACTGATAGAGGCACTTCCTAAAATGGCGAAAGCCACCGAAGACGTTAAGCTTAGAAAAGCTTTTGAGACCCACTTAGAAGAAACAAAAGAGCAGAAAGCCCGTCTTGAAAAAGTTTGTGAGCTTATTGGCATTAGCCCAGGTCGCATTAAGTGTAAAGCCATGGAAGGCTTGGTTGAAGAAGGTGAAGAGACCATAGAAGAAGACGCTAGCCCAGAAGTGAAAGATGCGGGCCTAATTGCTTCTGCACAACGCATTGAGCATTATGAGATTGCTGGATATGGTACAGCAGCACACTACGCAGAGCGCTTGGGCCACCCAGAAGCCGCACAACTATTGAGACAAACTCTTGAGGAGGAACAGAAAACGGACACCCTCTTGAACAAGCTTGCCAAAGGATATATCAACCAGAAAGCAGAATAG